The Komagataella phaffii GS115 chromosome 4, complete sequence genome includes the window GTTGCAGTGGCAGGAGCGGCTGGAAGGAGATTTCCCCTTAGCgaggtttttttttcatctatTGTGAAAAATAATAACCAATTCAAACTTCAACTCTTAAGCGTTATCTTGCACCATGAAGGTAAGTGACTAATCGATAGTTAGGAGAAAGGCAGCCTTTTGGTGAAGTGCCCGACTCTACTGCGTTCCAGAGATACTAACAACACTCTAGCTCAATATTGCTTTTCCAGCTAACGGAACTCAGAAATGTATTGAAATCGACGACGAGCACAAATTGCAAGCCTTCTACGAGAAACGTATGGGCCAAGAGGTTGAGGGTGACTCTGTATCTGATGAGTTCAAGGGTTACGTCTTCAGAATCACTGGTGGTAACGACAAGCAGGGTTTTCCAATGAAGCAGGGAGTTATGCACCCAACCAGAGTCAGACTTTTGCTTTCTAAGGGCCACTCATGTTACAGACCAAGAAGAGCCGGTGAACGTAAGAGAAAGTCTGTCAGAGGTTGCATTGTTGCTGCTGACTTGTCTGTTTTGTCTTTGGTTGTTATTAAGCAAGGTGAACAGGAGATTGAGGGTCTGACCGATGCTCAAGTTCCAAAGAAGTTGGGTCCTAAGAGAGCTAACAACATTAGAAAGTTCTTCGGTTTGACcaaggaagatgatgttAGACAATTTGTCATTAGACGTGAGATTGTCAAGGGTGACAAGACTTACACCAAGGctccaaagattcaaagattgaTCACTCCAGAACGTATTGCCAGAAAGCAACGTCTAAGAGAGTTGAAGTATGAGAATGCTAGAAAACAGAAGGATGCTGCCGCTGAGTACGCCAAACTATTGGCCGAGAAGATTCATCAACGTAACGCTGAGAAGGctgagatcaagaagagaagagcTTCCTCCCTCAAGGCTTGAAGGGCTTCACTTATAAATTAGACAGTAATAAAATTATTGTTATATCGTTTGAAAGAATGAATCACTGTGGTTTATGAGATCCTATACGGttcaagctttcttttcttcgTCTCTTTTGCTCCTCGATTTCCTCCGCAGAGTACATTTGCTTTGCCTGTTTCTTAATGGTTTGAGTACTAGCACTATAACCATCCCATTGTAGAGGTCTTTTGCGATTGCTGTCTTCGGTGTTTAATTGACTCTGGGATTGTTTTGCTTCCCGAATCTTTCTTGCATTAGCCAAAATACTCACATTGTTAAGTACTTCGTCAGTTGTGAGGTTGCTCTTGGAAACCTTAGCTTCATATCTTGCCCTCTCCTCTTTGTACTTAGGGTCGCGTAACAGAACGTTAATGTGGTCTTGAAATTTAGATTCGGGCACCAATTCGCCAGTTAGGGGACACTTGATTAATTTTTCCTTGGGTTCATTCATCCTGCCTAATCTGGTTTCTCCTGCTGCCCGAATTTTCATACCTTTCGGTACCTTCCTTCGGGGTACATTTTCTATCTTTggttcttctgtttcttgaaaatcaGGTGGGGCCTCTTCGATCAAAAGACCCGAACTCTTTTCCTCAAGACTTCTGTATTGTAACTCTGATAGATTCAGCGGTTGAGATAGCTCGGAATGAAAATCCTCCTCCGTGAATTCAATCACTTGGACTAGTGTAAAGTCCTGCCAATCGATAGAAGCAAACTCTAACATCATAGCTTCATCTTTGGCTTTTTTATGctcttctttcatcttttcttgttgaagGTATTCCGCTCTGGAAAATGATTTatccaaaaaagaatgaacAGAGTTGCATCCAAGTTCAATCTTAGCAAAAATAtcagatttctctttgtcTTTCATCAACCTCAGGAGCAAGGTGTACTGATTCACGTATTGGTTGAATATGGAGTTCAAGGAGTGTGTAGGATCTAAGAATCCAAATTGAGCATTTTTTCCACCAAAAGATTGTTCAAATTTCTTCCTAAAAACTCCATCGCCTGTGGTTTTATCAACTGCCACATAAAGTGCAGTTAATTTGATAATATCATGATCAAGACTACTCATGGGCTTAAAATCAATGAGAAATTCCAGATCCTTTGGTCTGGAAATCTCCTGAACTTTAGATTCACGATCCTGAAATTGCTCGTTAGAGGCAGTGTCTATAGTTTGGTTGTTTTTCAGTTGCTCCAGCTTCCATTTGTAGAAAGCATTGTATGGATCCTCATCAATCAGAAACTGAAACTTATTATTGTGtaattctttctctttgattctcGTTTCAAAACTCGCTCCATTCCTGTGAACATAGCCCGCTGTTTTGTTGATGATCTCCTGAACTGctggaggaggaagaataACACCCTCTGGAATGTCCTCCGGGATGTCGTCTTGCACCATGATGAGTGGATAAAGGAGCAGGCCAAGCTGTTAGCGAAAAACTTGCCTTCTGATAAAAGTTGACAGAAGGGTGTAGGAGGCGTATGACAGTGAATGGAATCGCAAAGGACCGCCCCAAAATAAGGCTACCTGTAGTCAACCAAAAGATTCCTCGTGATTGAACTCCTCATTGAACTTCGACGAAACCCCCCTGCATCAAGGTATCCCTGACGTCTTAATCATCCCCTTCTTACATAATCCATCTTCACCTATGGAAAACTGCCCAATATTGCGCCAATCCTACCCCGTAACCTGACATTCATATGCCCAAATTCGGTTCAAAACAAACCAACCACCTCCTATCCCCAAAAATACCCCAGGGCTCATTTTGAGTCTCTTCTTTAGTCTTTTCCTGAGAAGTTTCTACAACGCTCTCCATTCCTAGTCCAGGTCGAAATGCCAACCCCCTTACTTGTTTTCCCTACACGCGAGCTATCTAAATACATGGATCCCCCTAAAGATCCGGCCCCATTCGATAGATTTCGTTGGCCCCCTTGTTCTTCTAATTCACAGAGTACCAAGATCTAATTCACCTTTGGGAACAAGCACCTTCAATTGACCTTTATTTGAAACTATTTAGGTTTTAACCTTTTAAGTTTCTGTTTGTGTTTCAAATGAAGCTGTTCGTCTCAACCCCGGACCTTCAAAACACCCTATCAGGTAGGTAATCAGTTATTTTACAATCTTGAGTCTTGATTAGTACTAACATTGAACTGCCAGTTGCTGTATTTACCCCAAAGTGTTCGATTCCATACAAACTGAAATGTAAAATCGATGTTCCCCAGTCAGAGATGTCTAGTACGGAATACATCCAGAACATGCTTCACGTCAAAATCAAGGGACGACCCTGTATACTGTTGGCCCGAAAGGGTGGCATTATTGAGTTGCGTGGATCTGAAAGTCCCAACGAGCTTTTATATTCTTGGAACGAATCTACAGTCGATGACAGTGACTTTGTTGTTGGGATGGCTTATGTAAATGAGGTATTGTACTCTTGTTCGAACAGAGGTTTGCTCCTGTTACGAGATTTATCGAACATAAATCGAGGGAAACACTGTCCAGAAACTGCGAACTCTGATAGGAAATCCGACTTGCTTGAGCATTATCAAGGCAATGCAGTTTCTTGGACTATAAATGAACCCATAAGCTTCTTCAAGGTGCATCCGATCCATAGCGAGATATGCTTAGTCGGAGGATACAACAATGAGGTAGAAATCCTTGATATTACCAGCAACTTGAATTTACTTACTGGTTCTGTATTAATTGAAGGTTTGGACCGCAACTCTAAGTTCAAGCTGAAAATTGCCAAATACGCTGCCTCCATTCAGCCAATATGGAAAGCAAAAGTCCATACTCATCCCAAGAGAGGAGATTCAGTATACATCAAGGAAGAGTTCTCATGGCCCCAAGACGCCGTTTTCCTTGACccagaaagaaagaaatgctctggcttcaaaatatGTTGCGGCTCAAGGTTTGGAAAACTTATGGTCTACGACACAAGTTTATCACGATATGCCATTTCTCAGTTAACCGTATCCAATCATTCAATTACCAATGTCAAACTGCTTGTGAATGACAGCTTAGTGATGTTTGTGGACTCGTGTCAAACTGTAGGAATTGTAAACTTGGTgattgaagagattgttAACTACTACCGAATACCGATGGGATCAATATCCTCGTGCGAATGCCTAGTATTAGAAGATCCCAAAGCGGCATTAGTGAACAAATCTTTAACATTCACTAATCCAATTCTGTTTATAGTTGGTGGCATTGATAAGAAATTGAGAGTTTATAGACTCGACAACAATAACCAGTGCACATTGATAGGATGCGCCAAAACATCTTCCATAATGCCATCAATTTGTCTAGCGTTAGACAATCCGGTTGATAAAGAAGCTGTACATAAActtctgttgaaagatttcCATATCGATCGATCTCATGATGATACCTACGACGACTACTACTTCAAGTCAAAATTTCATAACCATAGGAAAAACGTTACTGCGGCTTACAAACTACGCAAGGTCTAATACTATATATCTGTTACCTCTCCATATGTACATTATAACCAAAGTGCCTATGACTTCATGTTACAAAAATACATTTCGATGGTCAATTAACTATTCTTAAATCAGGAATATGGGTATACTGAGTCGTCAGAGCAGAGAGTACAAAAATTTCCGCTTGGACTGGTGCACAGCGTAATTCTCATCACTTAAAAGAATAATTTCAGttgttcatcaaaaatCTCCTCTTAGCCTTAAAACGTAGATCTTTGTGAAAGAACAGGAGGTAGCATCACTGCGTAGTAGCGTGGAAGGATTACTTGGGAGAAAATGTTTCtcactgaaaaattctATTCTTTTTGAGTGGTCAAGTGGTGCAAGGATGAACGTCCCCTTTAGGGTTCTCATCAATTACAATTTTGATATACTTATCATCGCATTACTTTCTATGTACAAAGCGTATGAGAAGCAGGCTATTTCTTGCTATTGGCCATAATATCAACGTAACCTGACCTTGGCCCTCGTTTCTTTGCTCTAGGAGCAGTCCTAGAACTTGCTATCGCCATTATATCATCTAACCCTGCAtttggtttcaaagttcCATTTCCTGCAGGATTGACAGGAGATGGAGCCGTTTGTTGTCCGGATGGAGGTAATGTTTTCTGAACCGACGATTGttcttcattttttgatgattcATTAGGCATACTGGGTGGAAGGGTTCCAATTGTATTTATATTCGATGCAGAAGGATCATTTCCgttcttcttgaatgaGGGTGGAGGTGGAGGAGGGGCAGTGGCTTCCAACTGCTCCTCCAGGGGCTTTGAAGTATCAATGTATCTCTTGAGGTTTTCATCGTATCGTAATGTCGATTTTTCTCCCAATTTAGCCCGATACACCTTCTTACTGTTGTCACTACCTGATCTCAACCATCCTAGCCATCTACCACTATCTTCCTTACCAGTTTTGGTTTCCTTTTGCTGTTGTTCACTCTTGTTGGTACTGTGACGTCTTCTAGTACTTGCCTCCTTTGTATCCTCGTCATCGCTATCACTTACCTCTCCGTCAAAATCAGAGACCTCATCCCCAAATGTTTCGTCATCCTTAACACTTGTATTGTCATCAAACGTTGGAATTGATAAAGGACTAAAACCTGAATTCTCACCGGGAGGTCTGAAAGCTGGAATCACGTTCTGGTCCAGCTGCGACTTGACCTCAGGTTCCACGATGGCCCTTACTGGCGCAATACCTGCAACGTCCTCGGTGTGAGCAGGCTTAAACACCGATATATCGCCTTGATTGGAAGGCTCCGAACTGTCAGTACTAGTTTTGAGATTCTCCTCAACATCAAGTTTGGTCTCCACGGGCTCTTTGGGCTTTTGTTTAGCTTCTGGCACCGAATAGCCAGGATAGCTAAAACTGTTCGCATCTGCCTCATCCATGAGTTCTTGGATGCTTGTTGCCTCATTGTCAATAGAAGTTTCTGCTGGCAGATAGGATGTATGGGTAGCGTTGGGAGCATACCTGTTAGATGCTGCTCTTCTGGTTCTACGGGCTTTTGTTGGCTTTCCGGCTGAAATATTTTGTGTTACAACTGGGGGAGACTTTACAGTGGTAGAGTTTTCAGTCTGAGGTTGAGTTGAAGGTGAGTCCTGAGTCATTTCAGTTGGTGTGACAGAGACTTCCACAATGTCTTCATTGACTTTGGAATACTCTGATGACCTCTCTGTATCTTTAGAGATATTATTAGCAGCTGTATCGGTACCGAGCTCATCCTTTGAGTTCCTTTCGTGTGGTATTTCAGCATCATCAGTTTGGGCCGGTGGTGCCTCGTTTGTAGGCGATTGCAATGCTTCAGCAACAATTGGTTCTGAAACATGAGCCGACAGTTGAGAACCATCTGCAACATCAGGTTGGGGCCCAGCAACTGGAGTAGCAGCATCAGGGACCGTTTGAGCATGCCCTTGCTCTTGGATTGAGCCTGTAGAAGGTGAAGTGTTTTGCTGTTCCAACACTGGTTCATTTGAGCTCCCCTGCAAAGTGCCTCGTAAGTGAGAGTCCGTTGTTATGGGTGGCTATCTGACCTTTATCTCCTACTAACTCTACCGTATCATTCTTGGGCTCCGATACCTCCAAATCTGGGTGATTTTCGTGAGTTTCAACTTGTTCTGATTGGAATGAGTCGGCAACAATTGGATTTTGAATTGACAGGTTTTCCTGTTGCTCAACTTTCTGAACTTGCTCATGCTGAGCCGGTGGTGGTTGAACCTGCTGCTGCTGAGCTGGTGGTGGCTGAAcctgttgttgttgaactGGTGGCGGCTGAACCTGNTGNTGTTGAACTGGTGGTGGCTGAACCTGCTGNTGCTGAACTGGTGGTGGCTGAACCTGNTGTTGNTGAACTGGTGGTGGCTGAACCTGCTGNTGCTGAACTGGTGGTGGCTGAACCTGNTGTTGNTGAACNGGTGGTGGNTGAAACCTGCTGNTGNNGAANCTGNTGACGTGNNTCGNAACNTNTTACTTCATGACTGTTGTCATACGGAATAAAGTTCGAAGAAACGGCCTTCTCGTTAGGTGGGTTGCTTACTGGACTTTGATGGGCCGTATTAATGGATTCCTTCTGAGCACTTGACGTTGTATCATGGAAGACGTGTCCTTTTGCATCAATAGGTGCGTATCTCGAAGATCTATTGGACAAAGGTAATCTTAAAGGTGGTCCATTTTTTGAAGGGGGTAATGCagctgaggaagaagcaCCATGATTAGTGAAAGCATTACTTGGAACCTGCTCGTTCaaattttcttcagttctTTGTAAGGAATTTGAACGACTGCTTTTGAAATCATTTCCTGAACCTAGTGGGTTGTGGCCCAGTGTATTAATCTGATTGAGTGATGATCCTGGGTTTGGCATCTGGGCAATTATATGTGGAGGAAGTGGCAAACGATGCGGTGAATCTCCGTTCAATGAAGGCGTGGAAATTTTAGGTGTAGCGTTTGTAGACCCAGCATGAGAGTGGAGTTCGGAAACATCACCTTCGTTAGGTTGCTGATTGGGCATGGAATTAGATGGAAGGTAACCACCTTGAGCAGGCATATTGACAGCTGAAACATTTCTTGGGTGATCAATACTTATACTGCTAGGAGCACGGTATTGCATATGCGGATTTCCTCTTGATCCAGGATCAGATGGATTCTGGGTAGTGCTGTGATCGACATATCTTGAGCTTGCTTTTGTATTGGAAGTTGCATAATTATTTGCTAATGGAACCTGTGACAGTTGCCTATTGACTGCCTCTTTACCATATCCAACCTGAGGAGGAAGACTTCTGTTGTTAGCATCAACATGGCCATTGTTAACAGCATCAAAATGGGATGCACCAGATCCATTAGAAACATGAGCCGCTGTATAGTCGGGGGAAGTATTGGTGGACATAGTGGCTGGCTGATAAAGGCTAGGACTGAGATAATTTGAGGATCCTTGGGTGGTAAACGCAGGCAGTTGCTGATGTACTTGGGGTTGATCGACCTTCGCAGTGTTGGAGGAAGAATTGAACGTTAAAACGTCTGCACCAGCCTTATTGTCCTCTGCTAGATGTTCGCCAGCAACAAACTTACTGAAACttttatcaagttgtcCCCATACTTTATCCAAATTGGTTTTCGAAAGACCCCCAAACCATGTATTCATAGATGAACCAGCCTCTGATAACAACAAAGATAGTGATTGAAGCTCGTGTAGCAAAACTTGATTTGAAATAACAGTTTTAGTGTTCTTTAGAGATTGGAGTGCATAATTACAGTACTTTTCTGCTTCTGCCACTGCACCAATATCTGAAAGTATGCTTGCATGAATTGCCTTCATTACAACCAATTGTGGAATTCCATTGACAAACGCGCTGTTAGGCTTATTTTGAATTATCCATTCATAAACTTCGTTGAATATGATACTTTCAATATCTCTAGTGGCCACATGCGATTCATTGGGGATGAGCGGCACCCCCGACATTGCAAAAACAATCTGTGCATACGTGAAAAACCCAACTTCTGTCAAAGTGTTACCAATAAGTAACAGAATGTTCTCAGGATTAGGTTTATTGTTTAAAATAAATGTCAGCAAGCtctcaaaatttttgataatgAAAGTTGAGTGGTGCTTGAGATCTTCAGCATCCGCTAGGTTTGATAGACCAAGGAAAAAAGTCAATTTCTTGCTAACAGGATCATGTTCATTGAAATtgtatttcaaaaaaagtTTTACTGTTGACGCATACTGTTCTGGAGCAATTAAGGAAGACAGCAATAAAGACATAGCCCAGTCACGATTGAATATAGAATACGAAAGAGCTCTTTGCTTCTCTCCAGTTTGCAGCAAGCCGTAAAGATACGTCAATTCGGTAGGATCCAATGCAGAAGCATTTGCCCTTCTGTGAGTTGCAGTCTCAAGAGATTTTGTCAGTGCATTGTAGTCAATAGGCTCATCCGGGCTCACTTGTGTCTGTGGGTCCAATAGCTGGACAAGATTTTTGTTGAATACTTCAGGATTTTCATCTAGCTTCTGAACAGAATAAAGTAAAACTTTCCACAGAAGAGATTTTTGTTCGCTTAGAACATCGCTTGATTCATTATAAGAAGCAATCTTCTGTTCTATCCACTTAGTTAATTCCTTCTGCTTTGCTTTACCCTTTGTGAGAGGACCAGGGAAACTTATAATAAGAGGATCAATCTTTATGACATCTTTATTCGAAACAATGTTGATCTCCACCTTACTTTGACCGTAAGTATCAAATTTGGGTAGCATTGAAAGCGCTTTACCACCTCGGCACCAATGGAAAATTGGGAATTGTGTGCGATTGTATACTTCTGGATTTCTCACCACAGGGGCAGTCTGCTGCGTAATCGGAGGCAAGGCTGATATTTTGCGGTTATGTGATTTCACTCGAGGCGCCATTCCAGTACTGACAGAAGAGCGGGCTCTTCTGCCACGGTTATTTGATGCAGCAAACGTAGCATTCGGAGAACGAGGGCTTAATCCAATTTGTGGAGAAACCTGTGATCCCATTCCAGTCTGCAAATGCAATGGCTGCATCCCAAATTGACTAACGGAAGGCTGATCGGATGCAGGATGACCAGCTTGAGAAATCATAGTTTGCGGGATACCTTGGGCTAACATGACTGGAGCATTTGAGGAATTGAACTGTTGTCCTATTGAGGGTGCATAGTTGGAGGAATTTGGAGGAGCAAACTGCTGTGCAGGTTGGGGAGCATAGCTGGAAACATTTGGCGCATACctgtttgttgttgttgaatgaGGCGGAACATCTGTTACTCTAGACGGTTGGGGATTCAAGCCATTGGATGGAGGTGCAAACTGGTTCTGAGTGTGAGTACTTGGCGAAGCATAACCAGTGTGTTGTGTAATCGCAGGAGGGGGCGCAAACATATTATTTGGTGGGGGGACAGGAACAGTTTGTGGGTTCAAATCAGGGGTTTGCAATTGAGCTTTGTTAACCGGAGCATAGGGATTAACTGGTGGAGGAGGGACATGATTTATGTTGGTAGATCTGACAGTGGAAGATCTACTTCTATTGTGATAAGCAATGGATTCTATTTCGGCATAAGGATCCTTTGCATGAACAGATGGTTTGTTTCTTGTGAGATTGTTGATTGGAAGTTCAGAGTAAAAactttgcttcttttttaCAGCTCTTTTCGGGGGCTGGGCAtcaatattgttgaaagaaatgtCTGTACCTACGGTCGAAATACTGGCCGCTCTAAGAGGGGGATAACCAGCGGAAGTATAATTTTGAGAGACTGTCTGAAGGTTTTTGTTGGATGGTTGAAGCCTTGTTTTCAACATATCTGGTGGAAAATCATAAGCAtctgttttctttttagcTTGTTCCAATGCATCCAGCTTGGGGTGACCAGCGAACTCTTGAGCAGGAGAAAGGATATTTGGGTAGATCATAGTACGGTCAGGTACCGGAGTCGAAAGCCCAGCATGGTTATTACCTCCTGGATTATATCGATCAGATGGCATAGATTTTCTAATGGGCCTTCTAATAACAGTTTGGGTGGAGACGTCAGCAGATAGGTTATAATCCAATCTAGATTGATCCCTTGGCTGAGGTGGCTGATTCTGCCGGTAAGTTGTACCTCCACCATATTCTGAATACGGAGCTGCCATTTGGCCAACAGAATCTCCATACTGACGGTAAACAGGTTCACTGGTAATGGAGTGAGTATATTGTTGAGGCTGGTATGGTTGGACATCATCTGCCTcaagaatttcatcatcgtcctccaaaaaagaaaacttaTTCTCAAACGAGTTCTCAGGTAAGCGTGTAGATTCTTGAGCATTAGAGATCCTGTCATTTTGAACTGACTCAGGTTTGTCGAGTGTCTGGGTCATTTCTTGCTTGAGTAACTCGGCAAAGTCAGCACTTTCTCCCTCCGAAAATACGGACGACTTGTGAAAAGGACTATGAGCTGTTTGATGAGCATCTGCCGTTCCTTTATCGGGGTACTCGTCATGACCTATTTCAAACACCTGCCCAACTGATTCGGACACGAGCCAATCTGGCTCATGATTAGACTCTGTATTCCATACTGGTTCCGCTTCTTGCAGTTCAGGAGCTTGGCGAGGTGATGACTGGGCAAAAGAGTTGTTTCGTTCAATATGCCATGCATTAGGCTGTTCTGGATGATAGGGAGAAACTTCAGATTGTAGATGCTCTTTGCCAGttgaatcttgaaatctgCCAGCTTCAATAAATATTGGTACTTGCTCAGCATTGTTTTGAACCGGCTGGTGTGATCGTTCCTCCACCATAGGCTGGTTACTATAAGGTTCCTGCTCTAAAGCATGGAGGGCATGCTGATCAAGTTTATGTTGCTGAGGGTACTGATCAGAAGCCTTATTGTCTGCATTCTGCTGGGCTTGACCCTGGAAATGATTGTTTGTAACAGGATCTTGAACTACGTTCTCTTCAGTCTTATCCCAAGGAAGTTTTTGTTCATCAGAAGACTGTTGAGGATTGAAATGAGAAGGGGTTTGGCTATGATGGCCTATTTCAGGCTCTTGTTGAAGATCTTTATGAGTATCCCAATCATCTAGTTCTTCGGACCCAAATTGTTCGTTATCCCAGGGAAGTTCATCATCATTTACTGCAGGACTTTGTTGTCTGTCAGTATCCCAGTTTGAATTATTTCCAGAACGCTCAGTCCTTATTTCTTGCGCAGGGGGTTGGTAGCGAGTATCAGTATCCTGATCCCAAGAATCTTCAGCGTTCTGCGTATCCCATTGTAAGTGTTGAGGCTGCTGCTGAAAGCTTGAGTCTACGGCTGGCTCCTGAGGAGCTGAAGTAGAGTCATTCTGATGATAGTTACCTTCGTTATTATCCGCTTCCCAATGGGGCTTCCGCAACTCTTGCTGAGTCTGTTGATTATTCCAAGAATTCTGGTGATCACTAGAAGGATTCCAGGCAAAACTATCACTCTCATAAGCctgagattgaagagattGGTCATTTCCCCCTCGATGAAGGGAGTGAGGCGAAGCTCCGTATGTCGAACGATGAAAACTGTTGTACTGGGATTGAACCTGTTCAGCAGTCTGATTACTCCCGACAGTCCAAGTGTTTGGACCATTTTGGCTTTGATAGCTTGAAGGATTATCCATTGCAGTATCATCAGTATTCTGGAAGCTGAGACCAACTGCCTTGTGAGTAGGCTCAGCAAATTCTGGTTGACTAGGTATACTAGCATCCTTTTGAGCAGTTACAGCTTTAAAGTGATGATCAAACTGACTTCCGTCAATTTGAGCAGGAGCCCTGTATTTCCTTTGTTTCTGAGTGCGCTTTCTTACCCCCTCCTTAGCTGTGGAACCAATGTTAGTATTCTGCTGGGAAACAGGAGGTGGAGGAGCAGAGCCAGTTTGGGGAAGTAGAGGTGGCAATTGCGACATTTTTGATGGATGCAATTGATTCTAAATCTAATTACAGTCACTCAGCTGGTGTTGCGATGATAGCAGTTCTTGCCAATGAATCCTGAAAGGAAATATagttggaagatgataCACGTAAGTGACTTGAGTGATCAACGAGCGAAAACTGAACTACGGAAAGCATGTCGAACGCGAGAAGACGCTCGAAAATCCTATAGAGGAGATGTGATGAGGTTGGtgaagctgaaaagttACAAGTACATCTATACTTTGAGAGGTAAGTCAATGAGGCGATATAGCAATTCATCCAAAGATCACACATTTATACATAGACTTTGTAGTCTTTCCCCCAATGATTTACGCCTACTCGTCACCATAATTGATCCGTCTCTTCGACTTATCATTCTCTATCGCGAATGtatgaattttttttgaaaaaaaaattctaGTACTCCTCTCTCTTATCTTACACTTCACTAAGTTTCCTCTTTAGAGACCATGGCTGTGGGAATGCAAGTCACAAAGtccaaacaaaaaatgGCTCCAGAAAAGGAGCGGTTCTTGCAATGCTGTGGTGACATTTCTATGGAACTGGTGGCTTCTCTTAAGAACTCAAAAGATATTCATTTGAATGGTTTGATAACCAGATACTCTAAAAAATACAAATTGAAACAACAACCAAGACTCACGGACATTATCTCATCCATTCCAGATCAATACAAGAAGTATCTAATTCCTAAATTGAAGGCCAAACCTGTTAGAACTGCC containing:
- a CDS encoding 40S ribosomal protein S6, coding for MKLNIAFPANGTQKCIEIDDEHKLQAFYEKRMGQEVEGDSVSDEFKGYVFRITGGNDKQGFPMKQGVMHPTRVRLLLSKGHSCYRPRRAGERKRKSVRGCIVAADLSVLSLVVIKQGEQEIEGLTDAQVPKKLGPKRANNIRKFFGLTKEDDVRQFVIRREIVKGDKTYTKAPKIQRLITPERIARKQRLRELKYENARKQKDAAAEYAKLLAEKIHQRNAEKAEIKKRRASSLKA
- a CDS encoding Subunit of the SF3a splicing factor complex, required for spliceosome assembly, whose protein sequence is MVQDDIPEDIPEGVILPPPAVQEIINKTAGYVHRNGASFETRIKEKELHNNKFQFLIDEDPYNAFYKWKLEQLKNNQTIDTASNEQFQDRESKVQEISRPKDLEFLIDFKPMSSLDHDIIKLTALYVAVDKTTGDGVFRKKFEQSFGGKNAQFGFLDPTHSLNSIFNQYVNQYTLLLRLMKDKEKSDIFAKIELGCNSVHSFLDKSFSRAEYLQQEKMKEEHKKAKDEAMMLEFASIDWQDFTLVQVIEFTEEDFHSELSQPLNLSELQYRSLEEKSSGLLIEEAPPDFQETEEPKIENVPRRKVPKGMKIRAAGETRLGRMNEPKEKLIKCPLTGELVPESKFQDHINVLLRDPKYKEERARYEAKVSKSNLTTDEVLNNVSILANARKIREAKQSQSQLNTEDSNRKRPLQWDGYSASTQTIKKQAKQMYSAEEIEEQKRRRKESLNRIGSHKPQ